The following coding sequences are from one Leptolyngbyaceae cyanobacterium window:
- a CDS encoding photosystem II D2 protein (photosystem q(a) protein) produces the protein MTIAVGRASADRGWFDVLDDWLKRDRFVFVGWSGILLFPCAYLALGGWLTGTTFVTSW, from the coding sequence GGACGTGCTTCGGCAGATCGAGGATGGTTTGACGTTCTCGATGACTGGCTAAAGCGCGATCGGTTCGTATTCGTAGGTTGGTCGGGAATCCTGCTGTTCCCCTGTGCTTATCTAGCACTCGGCGGCTGGTTAACCGGCACCACCTTCGTCACCTCCTGGT